The following proteins come from a genomic window of Diorhabda sublineata isolate icDioSubl1.1 chromosome 7, icDioSubl1.1, whole genome shotgun sequence:
- the LOC130447013 gene encoding RNA-binding protein Rsf1, protein MGDRSRDRTARVYVGGLTESIKKEDLEGEFEKYGKLNSVWVAFNPPGFAFIEFNSLTDAETACDNLNGTEFLGAKLRVEIARGRPRRGGPRGGGGGFRGSRGGRRGFDSYGGGRRDGGSRGDRFGGRSYDRRRDSFSRNGYGSSGGGGGGSRGGRGGGRFNSDRFRSRSPNSGPPRRRD, encoded by the coding sequence ATGGGCGACAGATCGAGAGATAGAACGGCTAGAGTGTACGTCGGAGGACTTACTGAATCCATTAAAAAGGAGGATCTGGAaggtgaatttgaaaaatatgggaAACTTAATTCTGTTTGGGTAGCTTTTAACCCACCGGGTTTTGCTTTCATCGAATTTAACAGTCTCACTGATGCAGAAACTGCTTGTGACAATTTGAATGGCACTGAATTTTTGGGTGCTAAATTGAGAGTGGAAATAGCTAGAGGACGACCACGTCGTGGAGGTCCCAGAGGCGGTGGTGGAGGTTTCAGAGGAAGCCGAGGCGGTAGGAGAGGTTTCGATAGTTATGGAGGAGGTAGAAGAGACGGAGGTAGTCGAGGCGATAGATTTGGAGGAAGGAGTTATGATAGACGAAGAGATTCATTTTCGAGGAATGGATATGGTAGCAGCGGCGGTGGAGGAGGCGGTTCCAGAGGAGGTAGAGGAGGCGGGAGATTTAATAGCGATAGATTCAGATCCAGGTCACCCAATTCTGGACCTCCAAGGCGTAGGGATTAG
- the LOC130446349 gene encoding peroxiredoxin-5, mitochondrial gives MNVTINAGRVATGIIRQQLNLNIKRYLQFSSVKMVKIGDSIPNIDLFEDSPTNKVNIAQLSSGKKVIIFAVPGAFTPGCSKTHLPGYINKSEELKSQGVDEIICVSVNDPFVMSAWGKEHKTSGKIRMLADPSAALAKALDLSVDIAPLGGIRSKRYSMVIEDGKITSLQVEPDGTGLSCSLVEAIKL, from the exons atgaatgtcACCATAAACGCCGGAAGAGTTGCAACTGGAATAATTAGACAACAGTTAAATTTGAACATCAAAAGATATTTACAGTTTTCCTCTGTAAAAATGGTTAAG atagGTGATTCAATTCCTAATATAGATCTGTTTGAAGATTCTCCAACCAATAAAGTGAATATAGCTCAATTATCATCTGGTAAAAAGGTTATTATTTTCGCAGTACCTGGTGCATTTACTCCCGGATGTTCGAAG ACCCATTTGCCTGGTTACATCAATAAATCTGAAGAATTGAAAAGTCAAGGAGTCGATGAAATAATTTGCGTGTCAGTAAATGATCCTTTCGTGATGTCCGCTTGGGGAAAAGAACATAAAACTTCAGGCAAAATTAGAATGCTCGCCGATCCATCGGCGGCTTTGGCTAAAGCACTAGATCTTTCCGTCGATATCGCTCCACTCGGTGGTATCAGAAGCAAAAGATATTCCATGGTTATCGAAGATGGTAAAATTACATCATTGCAAGTTGAACCCGATGGTACCGGATTATCTTGTTCTCTAGTAGAAGccattaaattgtaa
- the LOC130447086 gene encoding malate dehydrogenase, mitochondrial-like, with protein sequence MIFSVITNLNRNLSSKIIHLRENSTVPPPKEPIVTLLNAATGVGKNVALLLKQSPYIGELRLYDANKTIRGIAEDLSHIDTKAQIKSFSGQMVLKDAITDANIVVIVGGDRESSKETLNDTFDKNVDDVRISALNMTEFNPNAIFCIAKPPVEALVPLVSEEYKKAGVYDWTKIFGIKNSVSMIANSIIAAKDKQKPIDVICPIVGGLSNECLVAILSQVRPKTKTTLSSDVQKQIVGTENEILKLHENCKGMYLIPALGIYRFINSLIKAYNGDTNCVECAFVRQTGHIGNFLPYMTSIIKFGKHGISSTHMPKMNGEEGHALQKAAVSIKKCIRLGESFVTGEPQTIYGTTVDRKKEISAQKYIDKQTELNLIKTT encoded by the exons ATGATATTCTcagtaataacaaatttaaacagaaatctgAGTTCGAAAATAATCCACTTAAGAGAAAATTCAACCGTACCACCGCCGAAAGAACCTATAGTTACTCTACTGAACGCTGCTACCGGGGTTGGTAAAAATGTTGCATTATTATTAAAGCAGAGTCCGTATATAGGAGAGTTAAGACTATATGATGCGAATAAAACGATACGTGGTATTGCCGAGGATTTGAGTCACATTGATACGAAAGCACAAATAAAATCGTTTTCTGGGCAAATGGTCTTAAAAGATGCAATTACc GATGCGAACATTGTGGTGATAGTTGGTGGTGATAGGGAATCATCCAAAGAAACTTTAAATGATACATTTGATAAAAACGTTGACGATGTCAGAATATCAGCTCTCAATATGACTGAATTCAATCCCAACGCCATATTTTGCATAGCAAAACCTCCAGTAGAAGCATTAGTTCCACTAGTCTCTGAG GAATACAAGAAAGCCGGAGTTTACGATTGGACAAAAAtctttggaataaaaaattctgtatCTATGATAGCGAACAGTATAATTGCTGCCAAAGACAAGCAGAAACCAATAGATGTAATATGTCCCATAGTAGGGGGTTTGAGTAATGAGTGTCTCGTTGCTATCTTATCCCAAGTAAGACCGAAAACTAAAACTACG CTTTCATCGGATGTACAAAAACAAATAGTCGGTACAGAAAACGAAATACTAAAACTTCACGAAAATTGCAAAGGAATGTACTTGATACCAGCTTTGGGTATATACCGttttataaattcgttaataaaaGCTTATAATGGTGATACAAACTGTGTAGAATGCGCTTTCGTTCGTCAAACTGGTCACATCGGGAATTTCTTACCGTATATGAcgtcaataataaaatttggtaa ACACGGTATATCGTCGACCCATATGCCGAAAATGAACGGGGAAGAAGGACACGCGCTACAAAAAGCTGCCgttagtataaaaaaatgtattcgatTAGGAGAAAGTTTCGTTACCGGTGAACCCCAAACAATTTACGGAACAACCGTGGATCGTAAAAAAGAAATATCCGcacaaaaatatatcgataaaCAAACCGAactgaatttgataaaaaccacgtag